The following coding sequences lie in one Phragmites australis chromosome 8, lpPhrAust1.1, whole genome shotgun sequence genomic window:
- the LOC133927057 gene encoding stromal processing peptidase, chloroplastic isoform X1 → MASAPFPPVAAAAAAPPRLAPHVPFFRLSAAAARRSSLSLRSPAIATPLRYTHHRAVAPRSRKRAQGLGATSASASVLAASAGNFGAERDGCLSCFPKSRRRGRLGLASFAPCALPHASGVSICRGVKVRPSHILHAAGPDEPHVASPTWSETSLDKPYLDNAISKEELQGFLNTPLPSHPKLIRGQLKNGLRYLILPNKVPANRFEAHMEVHVGSIDEDEDEQGIAHMIEHVAFLGSKKREKLLGTGARSNAYTDFHHTVFHIHSPTKTKEYGEDLLPSVLDALNEIAFHPKFSSSRVEKERRAILSELQMMNTIEYRVDCQLLQHLHSENKLSNRFPIGLEEQIHKWDPDKIRRFHERWYYPANATLYLVGEIDDIPRAVREIEAVFEHTFSANETSPISNASPFGAMASLFAPKLPGGFAENLTGERSPATEKIKPVKRERQAVRPPVEHNWSLPGVAQEAKPPAIFQHELIQSFSINMFCKIPVSQVQTYKDLHSVLMKRIFLSALHFRINTRYKSSNPPFTSVELDHSDSGREGCTVTTLTVTAEPQNWRSAIKVAVHEVRRLKEFGVTMGEMTRYMDALIKDSEQLAMMIDSVPSVDNLDFIMESDALGHTVMDQLQGHESLLAVAETVTLEEVNSVGAEVLEFISDFGKPNAPLPAAIVACVPKMVHVDGVGETDFEIYPEEITDAIKVGLEEPIYPEPELEVPKELITQSQLDELKLQHKPSFVPLNKEQEVVKVFDSETGITQRCLSNGISINYKITQNEARVGVMRLIVGGGRAIEDSESKGSVIVGVRTLSEGGCVGNFSREQVELFCVNNLINCSLESNEEFIFMEFRFALRDNGMRAAFQLLHMVLEHNVWLEDAFDRATQLYLSYYRSIPKSLERSTAHKLMLAMLNHDERFVEPSPHSLQKLTLQSVKDAVMNQFVGGNMEVSIVGDFIEEEVESCVLDYLGTVRGTSSPNTEECIEKISFRPFPSDLHFQQVYIKDTDERACAYIAGPAPNRWGFAAEGNDLFNVIRSSGADAGTSEKVNLDLMGKKHIDVRNHSLFFGITLSLLAEIINSRLFTMVRDSMGLTYDVSFELNLFDKLDLGWYVIAVTSTPSKVHKAVDACKGVLRGLHSSRIVERELDRAKRTLLMKHEAETKTNAYWLGLLAHLQSSSVPRKDVSCIKELTTLYESATIEDLYLAYEHLKVDESSLFACIGIAGAESGEDTNDDEPDMDLHGMAPMGGRGLSTMTRPTT, encoded by the exons ATGGCCTCCGCCCCCTTCCCGCCCgttgcggcggcggccgccgccccGCCGCGCCTGGCCCCGCACGTCCCCTTCTTCCGCCtgtccgccgccgcggcgcggcGGTCCTCCCTCTCGTTACGCTCCCCCGCCATCGCTACCCCCCTCCGCTACACGCACCACCGCGCCGTCGCGCCCAG GTCGAGGAAACGCGCGCAAGGGCTCGGCGcgacgtcggcgtcggcgtcggtgCTGGCGGCGTCGGCTGGGAATTTCGGCGCGGAGAGGGACGGGTGCCTCTCGTGCTTCCCCAAGAGCCGGAGGCGGGGCAGGCTGGGGCTCGCGAGCTTCGCGCCGTGCGCGCTCCCGCACGCGTCGGGTGTTTCCATTTGCAGAGGGGTTAAG GTCAGGCCTAGCCATATATTACATGCTGCTGGGCCTGATGAACCACATGTTGCAAGTCCGACATGGTCTGAAACTTCTCTTGACAAACCTTACCTGGATAATGCCATTAGTAAGGAGGAGCTTCAAGGTTTTCTCAACACTCCGCTTCCATCTCATCCAAAGCTAATTCGGGGCCAGTTGAAGAATGGCCTCCGGTATCTTATTTTACCGAACAAAGTTCCAGCAAACAG GTTTGAGGCTCACATGGAAGTTCATGTTGGATCAATtgacgaggatgaggatgagcaAGGAATTGCACATATGATCGAACATGTTGCATTCCTTGGCAGTAAAAAGCGTGAAAAACTTTTAGGGACAGGTGCAAGGTCCAATGCATACACGGACTTCCACCATACAGTGTTCCATATCCATTCTCCAACTAAAACAAAG GAATATGGTGAAGACTTACTCCCTTCTGTGCTGGATGCATTGAACGAG ataGCTTTTCATCCGAAGTTCTCTTCATCTCGTGttgagaaagagagaagagcAATTCTTTCTGAGCTCCAGATGATGAACACAATCGAGTATCGTGTTGATTGCCAG TTGTTGCAACATCTGCACTCAGAAAACAAACTGAGCAACAGATTCCCTATTGGACTTGAAGAGCAAATACATAAATGGGATCCTGATAAGATCCGCAGATTTCACGAGCGTTGGTATTACCCTGCTAACGCCACTTTATATCTGGTGGGAGAAATTGATGACATTCCCAGAGCAGTGCGAGAAATAGAG GCTGTATTTGAACATACGTTTTCAGCAAATGAAACATCCCCTATCTCAAATGCTAGTCCATTTGGTGCCATGGCAAGCCTTTTTGCACCAAAGCTCCCAGGTGGCTTTGCTGAAAACCTAACAGGTGAAAGATCACCTGCCACAGAGAAAATAAAGCCTGTAAAAAGGGAAAGGCAAGCAGTCAGACCTCCTGTAGAGCATAACTGGTCTCTTCCTGGAGTTGCCCAGGAGGCCAAGCCTCCGGCAATTTTTCAGCATGAGTTGATTCAAAGTTTCTCTATCAACATGTTCTGTAAG ATACCTGTTAGCCAAGTTCAGACTTATAAGGACCTGCACAGTGTACTGATGAAAAGAATATTTTTATCTGCACTACATTTTCGAATCAATACAAGATACAAG AGTTCAAATCCTCCTTTTACGTCTGTTGAGCTGGATCACAGTGACTCAGGTAGGGAAGGATGCACAGTCACTACTCTTACAGTAACAGCTGAACCCCAAAACTGGAGGAGTGCCATCAAAGTTGCTGTTCATGAG GTGCGTAGACTGAAAGAGTTTGGTGTCACTATGGGAGAAATGACCCGTTACATGGATGCACTGATAAAAGATAGTGAGCAGCTGGCTATGATGATTGACAGTGTTCCCTCAGTTGACAACTTGGACTTCATCATGGAGAGTGATGCGCTTGGCCATACTGTTATGGATCAGTTGCAGGGACATGAAAGTTTGCTTGCAGTTGCTGAAACTGTCACCCTTGAAGAG GTCAACTCTGTTGGCGCAGAAGTACTGGAATTCATTTCAGACTTTGGAAAACCCAATGCTCCCCTTCCTGCTGCTATTGTGGCCTGTGTACCCAAAATGGTGCATGTTGATGGAGTAGGTGAAACTGATTTTGAGATATATCCAGAAGAAATTACAGACGCCATCAAGGTGGGTCTTGAGGAACCTATTTATCCAGAGCCTGAG CTTGAGGTGCCAAAGGAATTGATTACTCAATCACAGCTTGATGAGCTAAAACTGCAACACAAACCGTCATTTGTTCCTTTGAACAAAGAGCAGGAGGTGGTGAAAGTATTTGACAGTGAAACTGGTATAACACAACGCTGTCTTTCTAATGGAATTTCCATCAATTATAAG ATCACACAAAATGAAGCAAGGGTTGGTGTCATGCGGTTGATAGTAGGTGGAGGGAGAGCGATTGAAGATTCTGAATCAAAGGGATCTGTTATTGTTGGTGTTCGTACCTTGAGTGAAGGTGGTTGTGTTGGTAACTTTTCAAGGGAACAG GTTGAACTTTTCTGTGTGAATAATCTTATCAACTGTTCACTGGAATCCAATGAGGAATTCATCTTTATGGAATTTAGATTTGCTTTAAGAGACAATGGAATGCGTGCTGCTTTCCAACTTCTCCATATGGTCCTTGAG CATAACGTGTGGCTAGAAGATGCATTTGATAGAGCAACTCAGTTATATCTGTCTTACTACCGCTCCATCCCCAAAAGTTTGGAACGTTCTACAGCTCACAAGCTTATGTTAGCCATGCTAAACCATGATGAAAGGTTCGTAGAGCCATCGCCACATTCATTGCAGAAGTTAACTCTTCAGTCAGTTAAAGATGCTGTTATGAaccagtttgtgggtggcaacaTGGAG GTCAGCATTGTTGGTGATTTCATTGAAGAAGAAGTAGaatcttgtgttcttgattatCTTGGGACTGTGAGAGGTACAAGTTCTCCAAACACAGAGGAGTGCATTGAAAAGATTTCCTTCCGACCATTTCCATCAGATCTGCATTTTCAGCAA GTATACATAAAGGATACAGATGAGAGAGCCTGTGCGTACATTGCAGGCCCTGCACCTAATCGTTGGGGATTCGCTGCTGAAGGAAATGACCTATTTAATGTCATTCGGAGTTCTGGTGCTGATG CAGGAACATCTGAAAAGGTAAATTTGGATTTGATGGGGAAAAAACATATTGATGTTCGCAACCACTCTCTTTTCTTCGGCATCACTTTGAGTTTGCTCGCTGAAATTATCAATTCTAG GTTGTTCACAATGGTTCGAGATTCCATGGGATTGACATATGACGTTTCTTTTGAATTAAACCTTTTTGACAAATTGGATCTTGGTTGGTATGTGATCGCGGTCACTTCAACTCCGAGCAAG GTCCATAAAGCTGTCGATGCATGCAAAGGTGTTCTGAGAGGATTACATAGTAGCCGAATTGTTGAAAGGGAGCTGGACCGG GCAAAGAGGACATTATTGATGAAACACGAGGCTGAGACAAAGACAAATGCCTATTGGCTTGgtttgctagctcatctacaGTCTTCATCTGTACCAAGAAAG GATGTATCCTGTATCAAAGAATTGACGACGTTGTATGAAAGCGCCACGATTGAGGACTTGTATCTTGCATATGAGCATCTGAAAGTTGACGAATCTTCTTTGTTTGCCTGTATTGGGATTGCTGGCGCCGAATCTGGTGAAGACACAAATG ATGATGAGCCTGATATGGACCTTCATGGTATGGCTCCCATGGGAGGCCGGGGTCTATCAACAATGACCAGACCAACCACATGA
- the LOC133927057 gene encoding stromal processing peptidase, chloroplastic isoform X2: protein MSTAGGAQSCYVVRPSHILHAAGPDEPHVASPTWSETSLDKPYLDNAISKEELQGFLNTPLPSHPKLIRGQLKNGLRYLILPNKVPANRFEAHMEVHVGSIDEDEDEQGIAHMIEHVAFLGSKKREKLLGTGARSNAYTDFHHTVFHIHSPTKTKEYGEDLLPSVLDALNEIAFHPKFSSSRVEKERRAILSELQMMNTIEYRVDCQLLQHLHSENKLSNRFPIGLEEQIHKWDPDKIRRFHERWYYPANATLYLVGEIDDIPRAVREIEAVFEHTFSANETSPISNASPFGAMASLFAPKLPGGFAENLTGERSPATEKIKPVKRERQAVRPPVEHNWSLPGVAQEAKPPAIFQHELIQSFSINMFCKIPVSQVQTYKDLHSVLMKRIFLSALHFRINTRYKSSNPPFTSVELDHSDSGREGCTVTTLTVTAEPQNWRSAIKVAVHEVRRLKEFGVTMGEMTRYMDALIKDSEQLAMMIDSVPSVDNLDFIMESDALGHTVMDQLQGHESLLAVAETVTLEEVNSVGAEVLEFISDFGKPNAPLPAAIVACVPKMVHVDGVGETDFEIYPEEITDAIKVGLEEPIYPEPELEVPKELITQSQLDELKLQHKPSFVPLNKEQEVVKVFDSETGITQRCLSNGISINYKITQNEARVGVMRLIVGGGRAIEDSESKGSVIVGVRTLSEGGCVGNFSREQVELFCVNNLINCSLESNEEFIFMEFRFALRDNGMRAAFQLLHMVLEHNVWLEDAFDRATQLYLSYYRSIPKSLERSTAHKLMLAMLNHDERFVEPSPHSLQKLTLQSVKDAVMNQFVGGNMEVSIVGDFIEEEVESCVLDYLGTVRGTSSPNTEECIEKISFRPFPSDLHFQQVYIKDTDERACAYIAGPAPNRWGFAAEGNDLFNVIRSSGADAGTSEKVNLDLMGKKHIDVRNHSLFFGITLSLLAEIINSRLFTMVRDSMGLTYDVSFELNLFDKLDLGWYVIAVTSTPSKVHKAVDACKGVLRGLHSSRIVERELDRAKRTLLMKHEAETKTNAYWLGLLAHLQSSSVPRKDVSCIKELTTLYESATIEDLYLAYEHLKVDESSLFACIGIAGAESGEDTNDDEPDMDLHGMAPMGGRGLSTMTRPTT from the exons ATGTCAACAGCCGGTGGAGCGCAGTCATGTTATGTT GTCAGGCCTAGCCATATATTACATGCTGCTGGGCCTGATGAACCACATGTTGCAAGTCCGACATGGTCTGAAACTTCTCTTGACAAACCTTACCTGGATAATGCCATTAGTAAGGAGGAGCTTCAAGGTTTTCTCAACACTCCGCTTCCATCTCATCCAAAGCTAATTCGGGGCCAGTTGAAGAATGGCCTCCGGTATCTTATTTTACCGAACAAAGTTCCAGCAAACAG GTTTGAGGCTCACATGGAAGTTCATGTTGGATCAATtgacgaggatgaggatgagcaAGGAATTGCACATATGATCGAACATGTTGCATTCCTTGGCAGTAAAAAGCGTGAAAAACTTTTAGGGACAGGTGCAAGGTCCAATGCATACACGGACTTCCACCATACAGTGTTCCATATCCATTCTCCAACTAAAACAAAG GAATATGGTGAAGACTTACTCCCTTCTGTGCTGGATGCATTGAACGAG ataGCTTTTCATCCGAAGTTCTCTTCATCTCGTGttgagaaagagagaagagcAATTCTTTCTGAGCTCCAGATGATGAACACAATCGAGTATCGTGTTGATTGCCAG TTGTTGCAACATCTGCACTCAGAAAACAAACTGAGCAACAGATTCCCTATTGGACTTGAAGAGCAAATACATAAATGGGATCCTGATAAGATCCGCAGATTTCACGAGCGTTGGTATTACCCTGCTAACGCCACTTTATATCTGGTGGGAGAAATTGATGACATTCCCAGAGCAGTGCGAGAAATAGAG GCTGTATTTGAACATACGTTTTCAGCAAATGAAACATCCCCTATCTCAAATGCTAGTCCATTTGGTGCCATGGCAAGCCTTTTTGCACCAAAGCTCCCAGGTGGCTTTGCTGAAAACCTAACAGGTGAAAGATCACCTGCCACAGAGAAAATAAAGCCTGTAAAAAGGGAAAGGCAAGCAGTCAGACCTCCTGTAGAGCATAACTGGTCTCTTCCTGGAGTTGCCCAGGAGGCCAAGCCTCCGGCAATTTTTCAGCATGAGTTGATTCAAAGTTTCTCTATCAACATGTTCTGTAAG ATACCTGTTAGCCAAGTTCAGACTTATAAGGACCTGCACAGTGTACTGATGAAAAGAATATTTTTATCTGCACTACATTTTCGAATCAATACAAGATACAAG AGTTCAAATCCTCCTTTTACGTCTGTTGAGCTGGATCACAGTGACTCAGGTAGGGAAGGATGCACAGTCACTACTCTTACAGTAACAGCTGAACCCCAAAACTGGAGGAGTGCCATCAAAGTTGCTGTTCATGAG GTGCGTAGACTGAAAGAGTTTGGTGTCACTATGGGAGAAATGACCCGTTACATGGATGCACTGATAAAAGATAGTGAGCAGCTGGCTATGATGATTGACAGTGTTCCCTCAGTTGACAACTTGGACTTCATCATGGAGAGTGATGCGCTTGGCCATACTGTTATGGATCAGTTGCAGGGACATGAAAGTTTGCTTGCAGTTGCTGAAACTGTCACCCTTGAAGAG GTCAACTCTGTTGGCGCAGAAGTACTGGAATTCATTTCAGACTTTGGAAAACCCAATGCTCCCCTTCCTGCTGCTATTGTGGCCTGTGTACCCAAAATGGTGCATGTTGATGGAGTAGGTGAAACTGATTTTGAGATATATCCAGAAGAAATTACAGACGCCATCAAGGTGGGTCTTGAGGAACCTATTTATCCAGAGCCTGAG CTTGAGGTGCCAAAGGAATTGATTACTCAATCACAGCTTGATGAGCTAAAACTGCAACACAAACCGTCATTTGTTCCTTTGAACAAAGAGCAGGAGGTGGTGAAAGTATTTGACAGTGAAACTGGTATAACACAACGCTGTCTTTCTAATGGAATTTCCATCAATTATAAG ATCACACAAAATGAAGCAAGGGTTGGTGTCATGCGGTTGATAGTAGGTGGAGGGAGAGCGATTGAAGATTCTGAATCAAAGGGATCTGTTATTGTTGGTGTTCGTACCTTGAGTGAAGGTGGTTGTGTTGGTAACTTTTCAAGGGAACAG GTTGAACTTTTCTGTGTGAATAATCTTATCAACTGTTCACTGGAATCCAATGAGGAATTCATCTTTATGGAATTTAGATTTGCTTTAAGAGACAATGGAATGCGTGCTGCTTTCCAACTTCTCCATATGGTCCTTGAG CATAACGTGTGGCTAGAAGATGCATTTGATAGAGCAACTCAGTTATATCTGTCTTACTACCGCTCCATCCCCAAAAGTTTGGAACGTTCTACAGCTCACAAGCTTATGTTAGCCATGCTAAACCATGATGAAAGGTTCGTAGAGCCATCGCCACATTCATTGCAGAAGTTAACTCTTCAGTCAGTTAAAGATGCTGTTATGAaccagtttgtgggtggcaacaTGGAG GTCAGCATTGTTGGTGATTTCATTGAAGAAGAAGTAGaatcttgtgttcttgattatCTTGGGACTGTGAGAGGTACAAGTTCTCCAAACACAGAGGAGTGCATTGAAAAGATTTCCTTCCGACCATTTCCATCAGATCTGCATTTTCAGCAA GTATACATAAAGGATACAGATGAGAGAGCCTGTGCGTACATTGCAGGCCCTGCACCTAATCGTTGGGGATTCGCTGCTGAAGGAAATGACCTATTTAATGTCATTCGGAGTTCTGGTGCTGATG CAGGAACATCTGAAAAGGTAAATTTGGATTTGATGGGGAAAAAACATATTGATGTTCGCAACCACTCTCTTTTCTTCGGCATCACTTTGAGTTTGCTCGCTGAAATTATCAATTCTAG GTTGTTCACAATGGTTCGAGATTCCATGGGATTGACATATGACGTTTCTTTTGAATTAAACCTTTTTGACAAATTGGATCTTGGTTGGTATGTGATCGCGGTCACTTCAACTCCGAGCAAG GTCCATAAAGCTGTCGATGCATGCAAAGGTGTTCTGAGAGGATTACATAGTAGCCGAATTGTTGAAAGGGAGCTGGACCGG GCAAAGAGGACATTATTGATGAAACACGAGGCTGAGACAAAGACAAATGCCTATTGGCTTGgtttgctagctcatctacaGTCTTCATCTGTACCAAGAAAG GATGTATCCTGTATCAAAGAATTGACGACGTTGTATGAAAGCGCCACGATTGAGGACTTGTATCTTGCATATGAGCATCTGAAAGTTGACGAATCTTCTTTGTTTGCCTGTATTGGGATTGCTGGCGCCGAATCTGGTGAAGACACAAATG ATGATGAGCCTGATATGGACCTTCATGGTATGGCTCCCATGGGAGGCCGGGGTCTATCAACAATGACCAGACCAACCACATGA
- the LOC133927058 gene encoding peroxiredoxin-2E-1, chloroplastic-like: protein MATSALAATSATAAAGTRLLLSRSSSSSLSFASRRLAAAGPLRAGFLGAPRRAASSASAPPAAAATIAVGDRLPDATLSYFDSPDGELKTVTVRDLTAGKKVVLFAVPGAFTPTCTQKHLPGFVAKAGELRAKGIDTVACVSVNDAFVMRAWKESLGVGDEVLLLSDGNGELARAMGVELDLSDKPVGLGVRSRRYALLADDGVVKVLNLEEGGAFTNSSAEDMLQAL from the coding sequence ATGGCCACCTCCGCcctcgccgccacctccgccaccGCGGCCGCAGGCACGCGCCTCCTCCTctcgcgctcctcctcctcctccctctccttcgcCTCCCGCCGCCTCGCGGCCGCGGGCCCCCTCCGGGCCGGGTTCCTCGGCGCGCCAAGGAGGGCCGCCTCCTCCGCATCCGCGccccccgccgcggccgccaccATCGCGGTCGGGGACCGGCTCCCGGACGCGACGCTCTCCTACTTCGACTCCCCCGACGGCGAGCTGAAGACGGTGACGGTCCGCGACCTCACCGCGGGGAAGAAGGTGGTGCTGTTCGCCGTCCCGGGCGCGTTCACGCCGACCTGCACCCAGAAGCACCTCCCAGGGTTCGTGGCCAAGGCCGGGGAGCTCCGCGCCAAAGGGATCGATACCGTGGCCTGCGTCTCCGTCAACGACGCCTTCGTGATGCGCGCGTGGAAGGAGAGCCTCGGCGTCGGTGACGAGGTGCTGCTGCTCTCGGACGGGAACGGGGAGCTCGCACGCGCCATGGGCGTGGAGCTCGACCTCTCGGACAAGCCCGTGGGGCTCGGCGTGCGGTCCCGGCGCTACGCGCTGCTGGCGGACGATGGCGTCGTCAAGGTGCTCAACCTCGAGGAGGGCGGCGCGTTCACCAACAGCAGCGCCGAGGACATGCTCCAGGCGCTCTGA